The Devosia sp. genome segment ACCAGATGAGATCGGCATAGGGCGCATAGGCCAGGCCCCGCGCGATGGCGCAATCGATGCCCCCTTTGAGCCGGTAAAAGCCCTCGCTGGTGCGTTCGCCGGTGATGAAGGGCCGGTCATATTCATCGATGTCTGACGTGATCAGCCGGGCTGCCTCGGCGTCGGTACGCGCCATGATCAGCGTCGGCACGCCCATGACGTCGGCCGCCAGCCGCGCTGCATTCAGCGTCCGCACGAACTGGGCTGTCGGCACCAGCACCTTGCCGCCCAGATGCCCGCACTTCTTTTCCGAAGCCAGTTGATCCTCGAAATGGACAGCCGCCGCACCGGCCTCGATCATGGCCTTCATCAGCTCGAACACGTTGAGCGCGCCCCCGAACCCGGCCTCCGCATCGGCGATGATCGGCACGAAGAAGTCGAGATCGGTTGTAGCGACGCCGTCCGCGCGTTCCATGGTCTGGATCTGGTCGGCGCGCTGCAGGGATTTGTTGATGCGCTTGACCACCGCAGGAACGCTGTCGACCGGATAAAGTGACTGGTCGGGATACATATTGCCCGAGGAATTGGCATCGGCCGCAACCTGCCAGCCGGACAGATAGATGGCCTTGAGCCCGGCCTTGACCTGCTGCACCGCCTGATTGCCGGTAAATGTGCCCAGTGTCGGCACGAAATCCTCAGAATGCAGCAACTGCCAAAGTTTTTTCGCGCCATTCTCGGCAAGCGAATGGCGGATCGGCAGTGATCCGGCGAGGCGCCGCACATCGGCAGGCCCATAGGTCCGCGCTACGGTCTTCCAGCGATCAGGCGCGTAGTCGGGCGTCGGGAAGGCCTCGGGCTTGTTGGGTTTGTCGAGCATGTCAATTCTCCTCATCTGGACATGGCTTCGCCGGTCCGCAGCGGCGCGGCGGCAAAAAGGTGATTCACGTGAAACTGCGAGCCGGCGGCCAACGGCCGAAAATTTGCTCCAGTGGAGCAAGTTTAGGCGAGCAGGCCTTGAGAGCTACGCTTGAAAGGCAAGGGCGACTTTGGGCCGTTCGGCGTTAGCCCCAACCTTCCGCGCCCCTGCCCTAGGGGCTTAGCCCGCAACGCGCCTGCAAAAGGTCGCCGCGATCATGCCGGCGCCGGAAAACAATTCCTGGGTATCCTCGCCACCCACCAGGGTGAACTGGTGGCGTCCGATGCGGCCGGCAATGGCATAGCCCAGAACGTCCAGGCCGCGGGCCTTGAACTGTGCCATGGCCTCATTGGCAGTGGGGGCAATGATGGTGATGTACTCGTCGCGCTGTTCACTTGTCGGTGCCATTTGCGATATCTCCTCGCTGATTGATGTAAAGATTTGACAATTGTGCGAGACATGCAAGAAATAACGGCATTACGCGCTGTAAAGCTGTAAATCATCGGTCAATCGAGCCGGCGTTTTTTGTAAATTCTGTCAATCGGAGGCGGCAAATGGTGGAGGCGGCAGAAAGCCAGATCGGCGGGCGCATCAAGCGTCTGCGGCGTCAGCGGCGCCTCAATCAGGCCGATCTGGCGCAGGCCCTTGGCATTTCGCCCAGCTACCTCAACCTGATCGAACACAACCGGCGCAAGGTGACGGTGCCCTTGCTGTTCTCCATTGCTGGTTATTTCGGGATCGAGCCCGGCGAACTTGTCGACAGCGATGAGGGCCGGCTGGTCGGAGACCTGATGGAGGCGTTTGGTGATGACCTGTTTGTCGACAGCGACATCACCAATCTCGAAATTCGCGACCTGGCTCACGCCAATCCGGCGGCGGCGCGCGCTGTGCTCAGGCTCTATGACCGCTATCGCCTGCTCGCCGGCGGCAATGCCCCGGCGGCTGCAGCCAGCGGCAATGAGCCGTTTCACCTGGCAACCGACGCGATCTCCGACTTCCTGCAGGCCAATTCCAATCACTTTCCGGCCCTGGAGGAGACGGCTGAACGCATCCGGGCCGACATCGACACGTCCGGCGACAGTTTCGAATCGGGTTTGAGGACCTATCTGTTCAATGTTTTCGGGATCGAGGTGCGGCTGGCCTCCCTGCCCAACGGGGTTGCCCGTCAGTTCGACAAGGGCCGCCAGCAGGTGCTGGTCTCCGATCTCCTGCCGGCCGAAACCGCAAATTTTCTGCTGGCGCAGCATCTGGCGCTGCAAGCGGCCGAGGCCGATATCGCCGGCATCATCGCCGAGGCCGACCTGCCGGATGGTGATGCGCCGCAGTTGGCCCGCAATGTGCTTTCGGCCTACTTCGCCGCCGCCCTGCTGATGCCCTATGCGCCGTTTCTCAAGGCCTGCCGCGATCATCGCTATGATATCGACCGCATCGGCCGACGCTTCGGCGCCAGCTTCGAGCAGGTCTGCCATCGCATGACCACGCTGCAGCGCAAGGGCGCCTCGGGCATCCCCCTGCACCTGGTGCGGACCGACATTGCCGGCAATATTTCAAAACGCTTTTCGCTCTCGGGTATTCACATTCCGCGCCATTCCGGCGCCTGCCCGCGCTGGAACATCTACGCGGCCTTCATGGCC includes the following:
- the aceA gene encoding isocitrate lyase, encoding MLDKPNKPEAFPTPDYAPDRWKTVARTYGPADVRRLAGSLPIRHSLAENGAKKLWQLLHSEDFVPTLGTFTGNQAVQQVKAGLKAIYLSGWQVAADANSSGNMYPDQSLYPVDSVPAVVKRINKSLQRADQIQTMERADGVATTDLDFFVPIIADAEAGFGGALNVFELMKAMIEAGAAAVHFEDQLASEKKCGHLGGKVLVPTAQFVRTLNAARLAADVMGVPTLIMARTDAEAARLITSDIDEYDRPFITGERTSEGFYRLKGGIDCAIARGLAYAPYADLIWCETSTPDLAEARKFAEAIRKQYPEQMLAYNCSPSFNWAKHMDEAAMARFQRELGAMGYKYQFITLAGFHNLSLSTFELARRYKEQGMAGYSKLQQAEFAAEEHGFSAVRHQREVGTSYFDAVSMTVTEGQSATTAMAESTETAQFH
- a CDS encoding XRE family transcriptional regulator yields the protein MVEAAESQIGGRIKRLRRQRRLNQADLAQALGISPSYLNLIEHNRRKVTVPLLFSIAGYFGIEPGELVDSDEGRLVGDLMEAFGDDLFVDSDITNLEIRDLAHANPAAARAVLRLYDRYRLLAGGNAPAAAASGNEPFHLATDAISDFLQANSNHFPALEETAERIRADIDTSGDSFESGLRTYLFNVFGIEVRLASLPNGVARQFDKGRQQVLVSDLLPAETANFLLAQHLALQAAEADIAGIIAEADLPDGDAPQLARNVLSAYFAAALLMPYAPFLKACRDHRYDIDRIGRRFGASFEQVCHRMTTLQRKGASGIPLHLVRTDIAGNISKRFSLSGIHIPRHSGACPRWNIYAAFMAPERINVQLSQMPDGQRYFCIARTITKGDYRYNAPRRHLSIGLGCAIHHARDMIYSDGIDLGSEQQVVPIGVGCRICPRMECGQRAHPPADHRFRLDDDMRPESLYARMA